One part of the Chryseobacterium mulctrae genome encodes these proteins:
- the istB gene encoding IS21-like element helper ATPase IstB: MNEPTVSKMKQMKLYGMHNAFKTAIESGRTDHYTLDQFISMLIDAEWDERHNRRIERSIKNAKFHYRSSIESINFDDTRNLDRNLVMRLAGCEFVEKNENILITGSTGVGKSYLGTALGYQACIEGFKVNYFNTSKLFAKLKMAKADGSYLRELAKIQRQDVIILDDFGLQALDSANRITLLEIIEDRHNNGSIIVTSQIPVQGWYDIIGEKTIADAILDRLIHQSHRLELQGESMRKKRGVNRE, from the coding sequence ATGAACGAACCGACAGTGAGCAAAATGAAGCAAATGAAGCTTTACGGCATGCACAATGCCTTTAAGACCGCTATTGAAAGCGGAAGGACAGACCATTATACCCTCGACCAGTTTATATCGATGCTCATCGATGCCGAATGGGATGAGAGGCACAACAGGCGCATAGAGCGAAGCATCAAAAATGCAAAGTTCCATTACAGGTCCAGTATTGAAAGTATCAACTTCGATGACACCCGCAATCTCGACCGTAATCTGGTAATGCGTCTTGCAGGATGTGAGTTCGTAGAAAAAAATGAAAACATCCTGATCACAGGAAGTACAGGCGTGGGTAAAAGTTACCTGGGAACCGCATTGGGCTATCAGGCCTGTATCGAAGGCTTCAAGGTCAATTATTTTAATACTTCCAAGCTGTTTGCCAAACTAAAAATGGCAAAAGCAGACGGGTCATACCTGCGCGAACTTGCAAAAATACAAAGACAGGATGTGATCATCCTTGATGATTTTGGTCTTCAGGCTTTGGACAGTGCCAACAGGATAACCCTTCTGGAGATCATAGAAGACCGTCACAACAACGGATCCATCATTGTAACATCGCAGATCCCGGTGCAGGGCTGGTATGACATTATTGGTGAAAAGACCATTGCCGATGCTATTCTGGACAGACTTATACATCAGTCTCACCGCCTGGAACTCCAGGGGGAATCTATGAGAAAAAAGAGAGGAGTTAACAGGGAGTAA
- the istA gene encoding IS21 family transposase yields MANKITDMSKIRKVIKFYSTGKSKLFISSYLSLSRNTVKKYISLYEILGLNLDAINAKTDAELELLFSNTTAESISPKLQSLYDFFPKMERELKKVGITIHHMWEQYLALHPDGFQSSQFRHHYKIWGKRVNPVMHMNHKSGDKMYVDYAGKTLSIIDKESGELKEVQFFVAILGASQYTYAEASMSQQKEDFVRSVENAIRFFEGTPAAIVPDNLKSAVIKSSRFEPTINETLADLAEHYETTILPARAYKPRDKSLVEGAVKILYRRIYANLQQGSCGLDELNSEIWDLLDSHNKRKLTGRPYSRYELFLEDEKQQLRPLPERRFEIRYQSFATVMQNGHVQLSRDKNYYSVPYQYIKKKIKILYTSSTVEIYYKYNRIAMHRRNYKPYVYTTITEHLASTHQFVAGWSAARFIDWANSIDTAVGEYILQIIDSRNHPEQAYKSCLGILNFEKKVGRERLINACKRALDFKIYSFKTVQKILENNLDQMIDPEKEEKEQNCLITATSEENNIIIKYQQL; encoded by the coding sequence ATGGCAAATAAAATAACAGACATGAGTAAAATTAGAAAAGTCATAAAATTCTACAGCACTGGAAAGAGCAAGTTATTTATAAGCAGCTATTTATCCCTTTCCAGAAATACCGTTAAAAAATACATCTCATTGTATGAGATTCTGGGCTTAAACCTTGATGCGATCAATGCCAAGACAGATGCCGAGCTGGAACTTTTGTTTTCCAATACCACCGCGGAGTCCATTAGCCCCAAACTACAGTCCCTGTACGATTTTTTCCCAAAGATGGAACGTGAGCTCAAAAAGGTAGGAATCACTATCCATCATATGTGGGAGCAATATCTTGCACTGCATCCTGATGGTTTTCAGAGTTCACAGTTCCGGCATCATTACAAGATATGGGGCAAGCGTGTGAACCCGGTGATGCATATGAATCACAAATCCGGTGATAAGATGTATGTCGATTATGCAGGGAAAACACTCTCCATTATTGATAAGGAAAGCGGGGAGCTTAAAGAAGTTCAGTTTTTTGTAGCTATTCTGGGAGCAAGCCAGTACACGTATGCTGAAGCCTCTATGAGCCAGCAGAAGGAAGATTTTGTACGTTCTGTAGAAAATGCCATCCGCTTTTTTGAAGGCACACCGGCAGCGATCGTTCCTGATAATTTAAAATCCGCAGTGATCAAAAGCAGCCGTTTTGAACCCACCATCAATGAGACCCTGGCCGATCTGGCCGAACATTATGAAACGACCATCTTGCCTGCCAGGGCTTACAAACCGAGGGATAAATCCTTGGTAGAGGGAGCGGTAAAGATCCTGTACAGAAGGATCTACGCCAACCTTCAACAGGGATCCTGCGGCCTGGATGAACTAAATAGTGAGATCTGGGATCTGTTGGACTCTCATAACAAACGCAAGCTCACAGGACGCCCTTACTCCCGCTACGAGCTGTTCCTGGAGGACGAGAAGCAGCAGCTGCGCCCACTGCCTGAGCGTCGTTTTGAGATCAGGTACCAATCCTTTGCAACAGTGATGCAGAACGGGCACGTACAGTTGAGCCGGGATAAGAACTACTACAGTGTTCCGTACCAGTATATCAAGAAAAAGATCAAGATCCTATACACATCTTCCACTGTGGAGATCTACTATAAATACAACAGGATCGCGATGCACAGACGCAATTACAAGCCTTATGTCTACACGACCATTACAGAACATTTAGCCAGCACCCACCAGTTCGTGGCCGGATGGAGTGCTGCCCGCTTTATCGATTGGGCAAACAGTATTGATACTGCAGTGGGAGAATATATCCTCCAAATTATCGACAGTCGGAATCATCCCGAGCAAGCTTACAAAAGCTGCCTGGGAATCCTGAACTTCGAAAAGAAAGTAGGAAGAGAGCGATTGATAAATGCTTGTAAACGGGCATTGGATTTTAAGATCTACAGCTTTAAGACCGTACAGAAGATATTGGAGAACAATCTGGATCAGATGATCGATCCGGAAAAAGAAGAAAAGGAGCAGAACTGCCTGATCACGGCAACATCAGAGGAAAACAATATTATCATTAAATATCAACAGTTATGA
- a CDS encoding RagB/SusD family nutrient uptake outer membrane protein produces MRKTKIFLISLSLILISFGCSDFLDEKSDLKLATLDRLEDNQMLLNNYGFLNVDFASSGETSSDDYYLTDADYNGLSFEATKRFHTWMPDNVANPISSGNDWSTCYRSIYICNAVLFNMQDKNFTGEQADNIRGQALALRAFRYLDAAQIWCKVYNPQTAGTDLGLPLRLDPDMNIPSVRSTVKQTYEQIISDLQTAIPLLLPKQISGMRISRAAVYGLLARTYLFMGDYNNALYNTQQALSINNELMDFNTLNSNADFPIEEMNKEILLWTAITYESHLMPAKIPDHIYQMYNNNDLRKTVFFRKNTANEVLFKGYYNNVNGPIVSVATDELYLMVAECNVRLNKIQEGMGYLNNLLSKRWKTGTYVPITASSQLDALTIILKERRKELLIRGLRWSDLKRYNRDGANITLTRTVNGQTYTLPPNDPRYAIAIPEDIISLTGMPQNPR; encoded by the coding sequence ATGAGAAAAACTAAAATATTTTTAATATCATTATCATTAATTCTGATCTCGTTTGGATGCAGTGATTTTTTAGATGAAAAGTCCGACCTGAAACTGGCGACTCTGGACAGATTGGAAGACAACCAGATGCTTCTCAATAATTATGGTTTCCTCAATGTCGACTTTGCTTCGAGTGGAGAAACAAGTTCGGATGATTATTATCTTACAGATGCGGATTACAATGGTTTGAGCTTTGAGGCGACCAAACGTTTTCATACGTGGATGCCTGATAATGTGGCGAATCCCATTTCATCAGGAAATGATTGGTCTACCTGTTACAGAAGCATCTATATTTGTAATGCCGTTCTGTTCAATATGCAGGATAAAAACTTTACAGGAGAACAGGCAGATAACATCAGAGGTCAGGCATTGGCATTACGTGCTTTCCGATATCTGGATGCTGCTCAGATCTGGTGTAAGGTTTATAATCCTCAAACTGCAGGAACAGATTTGGGGCTTCCGCTAAGACTTGACCCCGATATGAATATTCCATCAGTGCGTTCAACAGTCAAGCAGACCTATGAGCAAATCATCAGTGATCTGCAGACTGCAATACCGTTACTCTTGCCTAAGCAGATTTCAGGGATGCGTATATCAAGAGCCGCTGTGTACGGTTTATTGGCTCGTACCTATCTATTCATGGGAGATTATAATAATGCGCTTTACAATACTCAGCAAGCATTGAGCATCAATAATGAGCTGATGGATTTTAATACTCTGAATTCCAATGCTGATTTTCCTATTGAGGAAATGAATAAAGAAATTCTTTTGTGGACAGCTATAACCTATGAGTCCCACTTAATGCCTGCCAAGATTCCCGACCACATTTACCAGATGTATAATAACAATGATTTGCGCAAAACTGTATTTTTCAGAAAAAATACAGCTAATGAAGTTCTATTCAAAGGCTACTATAATAATGTCAATGGACCGATTGTCAGTGTGGCAACCGATGAACTTTATTTGATGGTAGCTGAGTGTAATGTAAGACTGAATAAAATCCAAGAAGGTATGGGTTATCTCAATAATTTGCTTTCCAAAAGATGGAAAACAGGAACTTATGTTCCGATAACAGCAAGTTCACAGTTAGATGCTCTGACTATTATTTTGAAGGAAAGAAGAAAAGAACTTCTCATTCGTGGACTAAGATGGTCAGACCTAAAAAGATACAATCGTGATGGTGCAAATATTACACTTACCAGAACGGTTAACGGGCAAACCTACACTTTACCTCCCAATGATCCACGATATGCAATAGCTATTCCCGAAGATATTATTTCGCTTACGGGAATGCCACAGAATCCAAGATAA
- a CDS encoding SusC/RagA family TonB-linked outer membrane protein — protein MKKLLVLPVLCYCVPIMAQQMFTGSVIDEKTRLPVRGATITIQNSKTVTTTDRYGNFSLSTNYKKINLVIIGKGYEEQVIFLELPLKEPLKINLSEKIAQIDEVVLTTGYQKIPKERSTGSFSSVSNAALNTQVSTNILDRLAATANGIVINKGTSQGGSQIMVRGLSTIQGPKSPLIVVDNFPYDGDISNIDPNIVESITVLKDAAASSIWGARAANGVIVITTKTAKYNQPVTVNFNTYLMTSPKPDFNYLKTMSSADYIDVEQEMFKKNFYNTDINSTSHPVLSPVVDLLNKEKKGLLSSEYVRNEIERLKTIDSRDQYKKYMYQPLENRQYSLSMAGGAPQFSWTSSLGYDDNTGNLGEKYERVNLRFHNTWQPLKNLTLNTGIFFTHSATQSGRSAFGSIIMKTNAVPYMEMADAFGNPLAVSKSYEQGYKSALGNGKLLDWNYYPLTDWEHNTAKSRSSEIILNAGLNYKLLKGLDVDIKYQYQRTTGLSNTLYDEGSYFVRDYVNRFTVINSNGSLTYNVPKGAIIDKTNSQLLINNFRGQLNFNRSFGNHQVSAILGSEVRDSNSQSSNNRYYGYDSNNLSFGTVDLSKRFPIIAGGTAFIDNLNSLRESTNRFVSVYANAAYTFDNRYTISGSARRDASNLFGLKTNDQWNPFWSAGLSWNVGNEKFYSVSWLPDLKLRGSYGFNGNINPAMVAVTTMALLGVSTYTQEQMARFDNYYNPQLRWETVRMINAGLDFATKNNRISGSVEYFQKKGENLFGQVPLDYTIGLSSLVWNVAGIEGKGVDVELKTININKSFRWLTTLNFSTYKDKVTKYYPSSTMARNFVLASVPISGIEGLPVYSMFGYQWAGLDPQTGDPRGYLNGEVSKDYANIMGGDVKDLKYFGSAVPTVYGSFTNTFAYKQLSLDVGITYKLGYYFRKPSINYTSLFREWNGHSDYEQRWQKPGDEAFTNVPSNLYQTNSNRDAFYAGSAALIEKGDHIRLQYINLGYEISKKQWRGLPLKSLQMYANVSNLGILWQESKSGIDPDFNLGNNVLKPPMTFTLGLKAKF, from the coding sequence ATGAAGAAATTATTAGTGCTTCCCGTCCTATGCTATTGCGTGCCTATAATGGCACAGCAGATGTTTACAGGAAGCGTTATCGACGAAAAAACCCGATTACCTGTAAGAGGAGCAACAATCACCATACAGAACTCAAAAACCGTAACTACTACGGACAGATATGGAAACTTCAGTCTTAGTACCAATTACAAAAAAATCAATCTTGTTATTATCGGTAAAGGCTATGAAGAGCAGGTCATTTTTTTGGAGCTTCCTTTGAAAGAACCATTAAAAATTAATCTATCCGAAAAGATAGCCCAAATAGATGAGGTAGTACTCACGACAGGTTATCAGAAAATCCCTAAAGAACGTTCCACAGGTTCTTTTTCATCGGTGAGTAATGCAGCCCTGAATACACAGGTTTCCACCAATATTCTTGACCGTTTAGCTGCGACAGCCAACGGAATTGTTATTAATAAAGGTACTTCCCAAGGAGGCTCACAAATTATGGTCAGAGGTCTAAGTACCATTCAGGGACCTAAATCGCCTTTGATTGTAGTAGACAATTTTCCTTATGACGGGGACATCAGCAATATTGATCCCAACATTGTTGAAAGCATTACCGTTCTTAAAGATGCCGCCGCATCGAGTATCTGGGGAGCAAGGGCGGCTAACGGTGTGATTGTCATTACAACCAAAACAGCAAAGTACAACCAGCCTGTGACCGTCAATTTCAATACTTATTTAATGACGAGTCCAAAGCCTGATTTCAATTATCTGAAAACAATGTCAAGTGCAGACTACATCGATGTCGAACAGGAAATGTTCAAGAAGAATTTCTACAATACAGATATTAATTCCACAAGTCATCCTGTATTATCTCCTGTGGTTGACCTTTTGAATAAAGAAAAGAAAGGACTGCTTTCATCCGAATATGTAAGAAACGAAATAGAACGCCTAAAGACGATTGACTCCCGTGACCAATACAAAAAGTATATGTATCAGCCTTTGGAGAACAGACAGTATTCGCTAAGTATGGCAGGCGGAGCTCCTCAATTTTCTTGGACATCATCTTTGGGATATGATGACAATACGGGAAATCTTGGTGAAAAATACGAGCGTGTGAACCTTCGTTTTCACAATACCTGGCAACCACTGAAGAACCTTACTTTGAACACAGGAATCTTTTTCACTCATTCAGCGACCCAAAGCGGACGCAGTGCTTTTGGAAGCATTATTATGAAAACCAACGCTGTTCCCTATATGGAAATGGCAGATGCATTCGGAAATCCGTTGGCAGTTTCAAAATCTTATGAGCAGGGTTATAAATCAGCATTAGGAAACGGAAAATTACTGGACTGGAATTATTATCCGCTTACCGATTGGGAGCACAATACTGCTAAAAGCAGAAGTTCGGAAATCATTCTCAACGCAGGATTGAATTACAAACTGTTGAAAGGATTGGATGTTGATATAAAATATCAGTATCAAAGAACTACTGGACTTTCCAATACCCTTTATGATGAAGGAAGTTACTTTGTAAGAGATTATGTAAACAGGTTCACGGTCATTAATTCCAATGGCAGTCTGACCTACAATGTACCCAAAGGAGCAATAATAGATAAGACCAACTCGCAATTGTTAATTAACAACTTCAGAGGACAGCTCAACTTTAACAGAAGTTTTGGTAACCATCAGGTTTCAGCTATTTTGGGAAGTGAGGTAAGAGATTCCAATTCACAGTCGAGCAATAACCGTTATTATGGCTACGACTCGAATAACCTTTCCTTTGGAACGGTCGACCTCAGCAAGAGATTCCCGATCATTGCAGGAGGTACAGCTTTTATCGATAATCTGAATTCTTTGAGGGAATCAACCAATCGTTTTGTTTCGGTCTATGCCAATGCAGCCTACACATTTGATAACCGATATACCATATCGGGAAGTGCCCGTCGTGATGCCAGCAACTTGTTCGGGCTGAAGACCAATGACCAATGGAATCCTTTCTGGTCGGCAGGTCTATCTTGGAATGTAGGCAATGAAAAGTTCTATTCTGTGAGCTGGCTTCCTGATCTGAAATTGAGAGGTTCTTATGGTTTCAATGGGAATATCAATCCTGCAATGGTGGCTGTAACAACAATGGCATTGCTCGGTGTTTCAACATACACGCAGGAGCAGATGGCGAGATTTGACAATTACTACAATCCCCAGCTTCGTTGGGAAACGGTCAGAATGATCAATGCAGGATTGGATTTTGCAACCAAAAACAACCGAATTTCAGGTTCAGTGGAGTATTTCCAGAAAAAAGGAGAAAATCTTTTCGGACAGGTTCCACTGGATTACACCATTGGACTAAGCAGTCTTGTATGGAATGTTGCAGGAATAGAAGGAAAAGGTGTTGATGTGGAACTCAAGACCATCAATATCAACAAATCATTCAGATGGCTTACAACACTTAATTTCAGTACCTACAAAGATAAAGTGACGAAGTATTATCCGAGCAGTACTATGGCAAGGAACTTCGTACTTGCTTCTGTTCCTATATCAGGAATTGAAGGCTTACCTGTGTATTCGATGTTCGGTTATCAATGGGCAGGACTTGACCCTCAGACAGGTGACCCAAGAGGTTATCTGAATGGAGAGGTCAGTAAGGATTACGCTAATATAATGGGTGGCGATGTCAAAGACCTAAAGTATTTCGGTTCAGCAGTACCAACTGTTTACGGTTCTTTCACGAACACGTTTGCTTACAAGCAACTAAGCCTTGATGTTGGAATTACTTATAAGCTGGGTTATTATTTCAGAAAACCGTCCATTAACTACACCAGTTTATTCAGGGAATGGAATGGTCACAGCGATTACGAGCAGAGATGGCAGAAACCAGGTGATGAAGCCTTTACCAATGTTCCTTCCAATCTCTATCAGACGAATTCCAACAGGGATGCATTCTATGCAGGTTCGGCTGCCCTGATTGAAAAAGGCGACCATATCCGTCTGCAGTACATCAATCTTGGATATGAGATCAGTAAAAAGCAATGGCGTGGTTTACCGCTTAAAAGTCTTCAGATGTATGCCAATGTGAGTAATCTCGGAATACTTTGGCAAGAGAGTAAAAGCGGAATCGACCCTGATTTCAATTTGGGAAACAATGTCTTAAAACCTCCTATGACCTTCACCTTAGGATTAAAAGCTAAATTTTAA
- a CDS encoding TlpA family protein disulfide reductase: protein MATTTSLAQNRSLKIGDPIPESFWATPLQVVNHPQKTIDLSEDKNKLILIDFWSTWCSACLINLPKIESLQQKFGNKIKILPVSSQDKAALEKFFSSPNGKRHNNMLSTYDDKKLHDLFPHAGVPFIIWIKDGKVFNSTDAGQLTEQTINEVLSGDKSSLQTIIQMDRARPLMLSEDYERQRNVQLLNYSFFAKGQIPDIGAGGTYRKTASGKIHGRQFTNVPLWSIYYPIGYELIKQQDKMSFTGKRIIINVNQPEQLMPIEKSDGSNDGTNLYNYEFIIPEQKSDYLYNYMLEDLNRYSGYTVTFEKRPVKCFVLVRTSTKDKLATKGGEKRSTFPQTPSILKNVPLKNMVNMLNGEIPIRELFIDETGYKGNVDLEVSGVKDIATLKKELRKYDLDLIPQERQVLMMVIKD, encoded by the coding sequence GTGGCAACCACCACGTCTCTTGCCCAGAACAGGTCTCTTAAAATTGGAGATCCCATTCCTGAAAGTTTTTGGGCAACACCTTTACAGGTTGTTAATCATCCTCAGAAAACGATTGATCTTTCAGAGGATAAGAATAAATTAATCCTAATAGATTTTTGGAGTACATGGTGCAGTGCCTGCCTGATCAATCTTCCTAAAATTGAATCATTGCAACAAAAGTTCGGAAATAAAATCAAAATACTTCCGGTAAGCAGCCAGGATAAAGCCGCTTTGGAAAAATTCTTCTCTTCTCCAAATGGGAAGAGGCATAATAATATGCTGTCTACCTACGATGACAAGAAACTTCACGACCTGTTTCCACATGCAGGTGTTCCGTTTATCATATGGATCAAGGACGGAAAAGTATTCAATTCGACTGATGCAGGACAGCTTACTGAACAAACCATCAATGAAGTGCTAAGCGGTGATAAATCATCCCTTCAGACCATTATCCAAATGGACAGGGCAAGGCCATTGATGCTATCCGAAGACTATGAGCGTCAGAGAAATGTTCAACTCCTCAATTATTCATTTTTTGCTAAAGGACAAATTCCTGACATTGGTGCAGGGGGAACATATCGCAAAACAGCATCAGGAAAAATCCACGGTAGACAATTTACCAATGTTCCCTTATGGAGTATATATTATCCTATAGGATATGAGCTTATCAAACAGCAAGATAAAATGTCTTTCACAGGAAAAAGGATAATTATCAACGTTAATCAACCAGAACAACTAATGCCGATAGAAAAATCAGACGGCTCAAATGATGGAACCAATCTCTATAACTACGAGTTCATTATCCCAGAACAGAAATCTGATTATCTCTACAATTATATGCTGGAAGATCTCAATCGTTATTCAGGTTATACTGTAACTTTTGAGAAAAGACCTGTAAAATGTTTTGTTCTAGTGAGAACAAGCACAAAAGACAAGCTGGCAACCAAAGGAGGTGAAAAGCGTTCCACCTTTCCACAAACCCCATCCATCCTTAAAAATGTACCGCTTAAAAATATGGTCAATATGCTTAACGGTGAAATTCCCATCAGGGAATTGTTTATCGATGAGACAGGATACAAGGGCAATGTTGATTTGGAAGTTTCGGGAGTCAAAGATATTGCCACCTTAAAAAAAGAGCTTCGGAAATACGACCTTGACCTGATACCTCAAGAGCGTCAGGTTTTGATGATGGTCATCAAAGACTAG
- a CDS encoding helix-turn-helix domain-containing protein has product MNKSDKKARLVSPEYRGQIGKKLKQRRIELNFSINDIAFMTDITDNTVLSIEKGITTNIDYYVEYAKAVHYPLETLDDFKIKLVPHKALPDDRKAKANLTGKIRKCIVQSSFLNTGKTVAEIKAELINFKLIDATQVSSTEIAGVMRNFVIDGIVKIENKVGRKNIYIK; this is encoded by the coding sequence TTGAATAAATCTGATAAAAAAGCAAGATTAGTTTCTCCTGAATATAGAGGACAGATTGGCAAAAAACTAAAGCAGAGAAGAATTGAACTTAATTTCTCTATTAATGATATTGCTTTTATGACGGATATAACAGACAATACTGTTCTTAGCATTGAGAAAGGGATTACTACAAATATTGATTATTATGTAGAATATGCTAAGGCTGTCCATTATCCATTAGAAACTTTAGATGATTTTAAGATTAAATTAGTACCTCATAAAGCCCTTCCAGACGATAGGAAAGCAAAAGCAAATTTAACTGGTAAAATTCGAAAATGTATTGTACAATCTAGTTTTCTCAACACCGGTAAAACCGTAGCAGAAATTAAAGCAGAGCTGATTAATTTTAAGTTAATTGATGCTACACAAGTTTCATCTACTGAAATTGCTGGAGTAATGCGCAACTTTGTTATTGATGGTATAGTTAAGATAGAAAATAAGGTGGGACGAAAGAATATTTATATTAAATAA
- a CDS encoding RNA-directed DNA polymerase translates to MENKSLLPIGLLSSYVIANHYLNDFDKIVTNKFKPAYYGRYVDDILIVLSEPNIEDYPKGIYEKYSFDFDEYKVKILNEIDNKNKIFELSRVDKYLLQTLYPLFKIMPGGDGKNIIKIDQYDNLVCQSQKTSMYYFDYKESDLVIDKLKQELDFKSSEFRDLPDDNEDLGDFDKNAFYLNYTDSEGKVRTLKDYKENRYGLTVYLTNKILGAIKHKKSVSDDEIKKFLKLFNGENIIEFYRLWEKIFTYLLVNNKPIEYVDFYFRCIEEIKKIDLLKDNFKNTKIKNQYIINTLIKFLDISHELVLSLNPNFLKQNKKVLKNFEYRSNKLESEYIGFFFNEITRPDSFWTMRYRKTNMLRHHYVSIPLLNYTKESYTTTINLLSLNFNVEKYTIDENLLSNSPRPIKFWECTISQLFTDLKEKSYEK, encoded by the coding sequence TTGGAAAATAAATCACTATTACCTATAGGATTATTATCATCATATGTAATTGCAAATCATTATCTAAATGATTTTGATAAAATTGTAACTAATAAGTTTAAACCAGCATATTATGGTAGATACGTTGATGATATATTAATTGTCCTTTCTGAACCAAATATAGAAGATTATCCAAAAGGTATCTATGAAAAATATTCTTTTGATTTTGATGAATACAAAGTTAAGATCTTAAATGAAATTGATAATAAGAACAAGATTTTTGAATTATCACGAGTTGATAAATATCTATTACAAACACTTTATCCACTATTCAAAATTATGCCTGGTGGAGATGGTAAAAATATTATCAAAATCGATCAATATGATAATTTAGTTTGTCAATCACAAAAAACATCCATGTATTATTTTGATTACAAAGAATCTGACCTAGTAATTGATAAATTAAAACAAGAATTAGATTTTAAGTCAAGTGAATTTAGAGATCTTCCTGATGACAATGAAGACTTAGGGGATTTTGATAAAAATGCATTTTATTTAAATTACACTGATTCTGAAGGTAAAGTAAGAACATTAAAAGATTATAAAGAAAACAGGTATGGCTTAACTGTCTATTTAACTAATAAAATTCTTGGAGCAATTAAACATAAAAAAAGTGTTTCTGATGACGAAATTAAGAAATTTTTGAAACTTTTTAATGGAGAAAATATAATTGAGTTTTATCGATTATGGGAAAAAATTTTCACATATTTATTAGTTAACAACAAACCTATTGAATACGTAGATTTTTATTTTAGATGTATAGAAGAAATAAAAAAAATTGATTTACTAAAAGATAATTTTAAAAATACTAAAATCAAAAATCAATATATTATAAATACTTTAATTAAGTTTTTAGATATTTCACATGAATTAGTTTTATCACTAAATCCAAATTTCTTAAAACAAAATAAAAAAGTTCTTAAAAACTTTGAATACAGAAGTAACAAATTAGAAAGTGAATATATTGGTTTTTTCTTTAACGAAATAACACGTCCAGATTCATTTTGGACAATGAGATATCGAAAAACAAATATGCTAAGACATCACTACGTTTCTATACCCTTATTAAATTATACTAAAGAAAGTTATACGACAACAATTAATCTATTAAGTTTAAATTTTAATGTAGAAAAATATACTATTGACGAAAATTTGTTATCAAATTCACCACGTCCAATTAAATTTTGGGAGTGCACAATATCACAGTTATTTACTGATTTAAAAGAAAAAAGCTATGAAAAATAA